In Bernardetia sp., the DNA window TTTATGAAAAAATAAATCAAATTTAACAAAATTGTAGTAGATAATTACTTATTTTTTCTCACGCCTAATAGCAAGCTGATAGCAGAGCATTAGTACCCCCTAACACAATGATAGAAATAAAGTTATAAACTTGTAATAAAGTGGAGGAGGGGAATCAAAAAAATAAGGCAGAATGCCGAATACATAGCCACTAATTGGCTGGAGCTAAGGAGCTTTTATTTATTTGCTTCATTATTAAAAAAAAACTCTAACTTTTCTTCTCCAAATAGTGGAGCAGTCATATCCATAACCATCGTTGTCATAAAAAATTCAATCGGACCATACGTTTTTGAACTCGTAAATGTTCGAACGCACCAAAGTGCCAATTTTCGTGTCCAATCAGGCAAATGAATTATTTTAATTTTCTTTCCATAAGCTCTTAATGCCAATTTCGCAATTTCGTTTTGAGAAAGCAAATCAGGTCCACCAATATTAATTTCTTTTTTGTCTTGGTTAATAGCATTTACAACCTCCTTTGCTAAATCTTTTCCGTGAATTGGATTTAGTTTTAATTCGCCATCTCCAAACAAGTAAACTTTTCCACCTTTTGCCATTTTAAGAAAATCTGCCATATCCGAAAAAAATCCATTTGGGCGAATTATGCAGTAATCTAATCCAGAAGTTTTTAAATAATCTCCTAATTTTTCTTTTGCCTCACAGATTTTTAGGTTTCTAAGTTTTTCTCCGTTTAAAACAGATATGTAAATGAATTTTTTAACTCTACTTTTTTTAGCTTCGTCTATCAAGTTTGCATTTGCTTGATAATCGACATCCATATAAGTTAATCCATCTTTTTGTCTAGTAATTCCAACCGTGCTTATTACAATATCCACATTTTTGCAAATATCTTTTAGGCTCTCAGGTTTCGTTACTTGA includes these proteins:
- a CDS encoding SDR family oxidoreductase, which encodes MKKENVLLAGATGYLGKFITQELIERGYETKIVVRKKEKVKLNAPNLEIIEAQVTKPESLKDICKNVDIVISTVGITRQKDGLTYMDVDYQANANLIDEAKKSRVKKFIYISVLNGEKLRNLKICEAKEKLGDYLKTSGLDYCIIRPNGFFSDMADFLKMAKGGKVYLFGDGELKLNPIHGKDLAKEVVNAINQDKKEINIGGPDLLSQNEIAKLALRAYGKKIKIIHLPDWTRKLALWCVRTFTSSKTYGPIEFFMTTMVMDMTAPLFGEEKLEFFFNNEANK